In Lacerta agilis isolate rLacAgi1 chromosome 8, rLacAgi1.pri, whole genome shotgun sequence, one genomic interval encodes:
- the TBCB gene encoding tubulin-folding cofactor B isoform X2, translated as MDLELYTPDDKFVMKLDSDEALLGSYPIDDGCRIHVIDKSGATIGEYENVSKVEKFEITDAEYDKRSDTARSFMKTSKLGPYNAEEMVKREADREQKLMEEKAQAEAISVGSRCEVRAAGQPNKRGTVMYVGLTEFKPGYWVGIKYDEPVGKHDGSVNGKQYFECQLKYGAFVKPRFVTVGDFPEVVDYGLDDEM; from the exons ATGGACCTCGAGCTCTATACTCCGGACGACAAGTTTGTGATGAAACTCGACAGCGATGAGGCCTTGCTGGGGTCTTACCCCATTGACGACGGGTGCAGGATTCAT GTTATTGACAAGAGCGGTGCAACCATCGGGGAATACGAAAATGTGTCAAAGGTGGAGAAATTCGAGATAACCGATGCTGAATATGACAAGCGATCAG ATACAGCACGCTCCTTCATGAAAACAAGTAAGCTGGGGCCGTACAATGCGGAAGAAATGGTGAAGAGGGAAGCAGACAGGGAACAGAAGCTGATGGAGGAGAAGGCCCAGGCGGAAGCCATTTCCGTGGGGTCGAGGTGTGAGGTGCGGGCAGCGGGGCAGCCCAACAAACGGGGGACAGTGATGTACGTTG GCTTAACGGAGTTCAAGCCTGGTTACTGGGTCGGCATCAAGTACGATGAGCCTGTGGGGAAGCACGACGGAAG CGTCAATGGAAAGCAGTACTTTGAGTGCCAGCTCAAGTACGGGGCCTTCGTCAAGCCTCGCTTCGTCACCGTGGGGGATTTCCCGGAAGTGGTGGACTACGGCCTGGATGACGAAATGTGA